GTCGGCGATCATCTGCTTGGCCTTGCGGATGCGCGCCTTGTTGATGTAATCGAGCAGTCCTTCGCCCGTATGGTCTTTAAACAGCTTGGACAAATACGTCGCCTTCATGTCAAAATGGTCGCCGATCATCGAAATGTTCAAATTCACATCGTTGTAGTGTTCCTCGATAAAAGCGCTGACCTCCTGCACGAGCTCGCTTAGCGCCCGCTGCCGGGATTGCTGGATATGCTTTTGCCGTTTGGCTGATGTGTATTCGCATACTTTGATCAAAAGCTCGCCGAGCTGCTGCTGCATGTCCCGGACCGTTTCGCAAGCCATCAAACGTTCGATTCTCTTCGGATTTTCGATGAAAAAGGTATCGTGTATGTCGCCGATTTCGTTAATCGTCTTGATCATCGTGCCGACCAGGTCGAACATCAGGCATTTCGCGAGCTGGACCGGGACCACCGGCTTGGAGAAGTTCGCCGCGAACACATCCTCCAGCGTCCGCTTCGCCTTCTCCACATCGCCGATCTTGACGTAATTGATCAACTGCTGCTCCACCTGCAGCGGATAATAATACGCCTTTTCCGCGTCGCTCCCCGCATCCTTCTGGATCTCCTCGTAAGAGAGCACTTCCTTGCTGCCGATAACCAGCTTGTATTCCATCGCGTCCAGCGCCTCCATATACGCTTGGGGAATACCGTTCAAGCCGGAGTGAACGGCACTGACGGATACCGTGAGCCGGATGTGATACGTGTTCGCCAAAAACTGCTGAGCCTCGCGGGCGATTCTCATCAGTTCCTCCGTACCGCCTTCCGCCGCGATGCCAATATTGATCAAACATGCCATCGTATCGTCCATCTCGGCTACGAAGCCGCGATGCTTCTGCGATGCGAGCTCTTCAACCACATTCGTAATGACAAACTGCATCAGCTTCCTTTTTTCCCCTATATCCATATTGGGAATTCTTTCGTAAAACGGCTGGCTGTCTTCCGCATAAAACAGCAGCACGGCAAACTCCTCCGACTGAAACCGCATGTTGTAGGCGGTCAAAGCTTCGTCCACGGGCAACTGGCTGTCAAGACGACCTTTAAGCAGCTTCACGATAAAATTGGAGCGCAGCTGGCTGTTCTGCTGCTTCATGCGGTCGTACAGCTTATCCATTTCATGAAGAGTGACGTCCATCGCCTGCTGCAGGAAGTTCAGCTCGTTCTCATCTTTCGCATACGGGAAGCTGATTTTACCTGCGAACGATTTGACCAGCCGCCGGATCGGCTCATAGTTCCTCCACACGAAAATGTACATCAAAACGCTGCCGCCCAAAATGCTGATAAGTATGCTCATGTAGGTGAACGTGCGCACATGCTCCGCCTTTTCCCAGTACAGCTGGCTCGGGATGATCGAAACGTATTTCATCTCGGAAGCGGCGGATTGAATATAAAATACTTCGAATTTTTTGCTGCCCTCTTCGTAATAAAACAAACCGGATGCGTCTTTGAATTTATCCAAAGGCAGCGCGGCCGGCAACGGAGCGTCGGTATTGGCCAGCAGCACTTCGTTGTTTTTGTTCATGACCATGACCAGGCCGCTTGTAAACAGCTGGACGTTTTCCATCGATTTGATCAGGCGCGACCGGTCCACCAGGATCACGTTGGTTGCGACGGTCTGGTCGGACGTGCGGCCCGGGTAGCTGCTCACGTAAGCAATCGCCTTCCTCGGCTTCCCTTCCTCATCGAGGCGAACGATGGGCATAAATCCGCGAAGCTCGCGCTGTCTCATCAGCCCTTTCCACTGTTCAAATGTAAGCGCTTTATAATCAACGAGCAGCTTATAAGCCAAATCGCTGTCTCTTCGAGTACCCGGCAGCAGCACAGCGTCTTGGGAACCGATGTACATATAAAAATCGTCGATCGAAGGATACGCGGATTTGTAAACCTTCATATCCTGCGTTACCTGGTATTGGTCGTAAGGCAGTTCGTTGGGATAGGAATCATATTTATTGGAATAGAGCATGTCCTGTACTTTCAAATTCCAGGTCAGCTCGAAATTCAGCCGCTCCATGTTGCGGAATTGATTATCCATGTCCTCCTTCACCTGCTTCAGCAAGGAGCTGTTGGCTTGATGGATTTCGCTCTCGAGCGTTTTGCTCGACTCGTAGTACACGACAACGTTGATGACGATCGGCAGCAGCAGGACGACGATATAAGAGAAAAGCCATTTGAGCACGATACTCCGACGCTTCGG
The window above is part of the Paenibacillus hamazuiensis genome. Proteins encoded here:
- a CDS encoding helix-turn-helix domain-containing protein codes for the protein MFLERIWPKRRSIVLKWLFSYIVVLLLPIVINVVVYYESSKTLESEIHQANSSLLKQVKEDMDNQFRNMERLNFELTWNLKVQDMLYSNKYDSYPNELPYDQYQVTQDMKVYKSAYPSIDDFYMYIGSQDAVLLPGTRRDSDLAYKLLVDYKALTFEQWKGLMRQRELRGFMPIVRLDEEGKPRKAIAYVSSYPGRTSDQTVATNVILVDRSRLIKSMENVQLFTSGLVMVMNKNNEVLLANTDAPLPAALPLDKFKDASGLFYYEEGSKKFEVFYIQSAASEMKYVSIIPSQLYWEKAEHVRTFTYMSILISILGGSVLMYIFVWRNYEPIRRLVKSFAGKISFPYAKDENELNFLQQAMDVTLHEMDKLYDRMKQQNSQLRSNFIVKLLKGRLDSQLPVDEALTAYNMRFQSEEFAVLLFYAEDSQPFYERIPNMDIGEKRKLMQFVITNVVEELASQKHRGFVAEMDDTMACLINIGIAAEGGTEELMRIAREAQQFLANTYHIRLTVSVSAVHSGLNGIPQAYMEALDAMEYKLVIGSKEVLSYEEIQKDAGSDAEKAYYYPLQVEQQLINYVKIGDVEKAKRTLEDVFAANFSKPVVPVQLAKCLMFDLVGTMIKTINEIGDIHDTFFIENPKRIERLMACETVRDMQQQLGELLIKVCEYTSAKRQKHIQQSRQRALSELVQEVSAFIEEHYNDVNLNISMIGDHFDMKATYLSKLFKDHTGEGLLDYINKARIRKAKQMIADHKKSVTDVAGLVGYNDVNAFIRTFKKYEGITPGKYKESLDA